DNA sequence from the Lycium barbarum isolate Lr01 chromosome 5, ASM1917538v2, whole genome shotgun sequence genome:
ttacctttaaaaaaCTTTGGGCTACATGGTCCATATATCAACTACTTTGTAGCCCAATTTCTATTTCTTAGGCCCATCTTGATAAGGAGGTGGGCCACTTCAGTTTATGCCGAGCAACagcttttttttgcgcggattgaccTTCACTTGTGGTGGTCTTCAATTTtagtccttcaaattggtggtttttaagTTTTGGCTCTCAAATtcgtggtctttaacttttgctttCTGcttttgcaaattctgccttctATCCCAGAATTTGCAAAGGTAAGatcaaaatttaaataccaccaatttgagggacaaaattaaagaccactcccaGCGAGGACTATCCTTCAAATTGCCCGAGCAACAGAACATGAAGTTGGAAAAAATAGTCAATGGAAGATTCTTAGGACGCAAAATCATACTTGTCCAGACACGGCATATAAATCAGACATTTTAATTGTAGCTTGTGCTGTAAAGAAAGATAAGAACTTCCATTATAGCTATTCTTAATAATGTGGGAAAACAGAGCTCAGAACTCAATATAAACTAATAAATATTTACAAGCACATAGGGAAGCAAATTCTATGGATGAACAAAGCTAATAAATATTTACAAGCACATAGGGAAGCACATTCTATGGATGAACAAAGCTTGGCTTTGTCAATAAATTTGTTACTGTTTTCCTTGATTATACCGATGACAGCTACAAGCATCGGATTTTCAAAGTCCAGAAAAATGGCATCAGGCATTGACATTCACTCCTTACCAATTGTTACATGAGCAACCAAAATGGATGAACATAATGGCCATCCTAACACTATGCAGCACAAGCCAAAAGGAATGCATCTTCACAATAACTAAAATAAAAACACATATTGGCACCAGTTTTATTCAATCACTATAGTGAAATGATATAAGATATTTGGAAATATCTCCAAATACTGGTGGTGCTATCTGCCATATTCATAGTTTTATCAGTACAACAGTACAACAATGACAGGCTAGTGCGAATATATAGTCTCTCCCTTGAAAAAAATACGCTATTTTCATTCATTAGCAGCACTTCGGTCAAGTAAAGACATCTGCACTGATATCTCCGTTCTTCCATGCTAAAGCTTACATGTCAATCGGACCGCTTAACCCTAGGCAAAAATGTCAGTTCCTTGAGCTGGCTGCAAGGCCGTCAAATGTAACAGAAAGGGACACTCAGCCTCGGGCCATCCTCCCTTCTTGTAAAGAGAATGAACCGCGAAAATAATTCTTCAGCTCATCTTAGCTACATGCCCAATGCTATAAACAGTATCAAGTATGTCTCATTTATAAACTCTCTGGTTCACAAGCTAAAGATCTCaaacaaatatgaaaattacTCCGGAAAAGAATTTCCACTCGAGTCATCAGAGAAGGGCTACTGAGGTGGCACCGCAAGCTGTTCAGTTTGCGGTGCTGCAGCAGACTGCATTTGTTGAGATGGAGCAACAGGCTGTTCACGCACTGCTGCAGCagactgatttgattgagctggtgCAGCAGGCTGTTCTTGTTCGGGTCTTACACAAGGCCTCCACACTGTTTCTGTCCCTATATCCATTAAAGCGATACCCTTTGCCACCAAATCAGTTCTGATCTGATCACTTCTAGAGAACTCCTTGTTTTTCCTTGCTAGTGTTCTTTCCTCTATTGCATGCAAAACATCTTCCTCTGTCAACTCAGCCCTTTTCAATGCCCTCTCTTTAAACTGCTGCAAAACCTACACAGCAAAATAAACGAGTTAAATAAGACTCAACATCTGAAACTCTCATATAGTAACAGGAAACAAAGGTGCCCTCTCCATTCCAATTTGTTTCAGCATTTCTTGACTACAAACAAGATTaccacgaaagaaagaaagacattAGACACATAGGTAATTAAAATACCAAATGTAAACTTGTATTTGAAACATTGTTTTCGTATGGGATGAGGACTATAACAAAACTGACACAATGGAAATGACGATGTTAACCAGTTCTAAATATGGAAAGGTGCTAATCTTTTTTAAACAAAAGAAAGAGTGCCAAAAAATTGAGACATAGGGAGTACTAATTCTGGCAGTACCTCAGCACATGTTGAACTGGAAAGCAAGCCAAGGACATCCAATATTGCCTTCACCTCTTTCAGGAGCTCGGTTAGGGACAAAAAAGCAGTTAAATGTTGTTGCCTTTGCTGCTTTTTCTGGAAAGATCAATAGATCATAGAATATTTTGTTTATATCACACCAGCCATATGCGGAAATTAAAAAGTAAAGTAGAGTCCTCACCTTCAGCATGTTCAAATAACTATTCATGAGTCGAAGCGCTTCTTGAAGAGCAGCATTTAAAATTGTGGGTGTATGCAAGTCATCAGAGAGTTTTGTCTCCAACTCACTACGCAGCTTCGTGATGCATTCTTGGGCCTGAGGGCTAACACGCCCCCTTACTTTTGTTGCAGTTTCAGTTCCTTGTTGGAAAACTGAGAGGGCTTCTTCACTATCATGTGAGGTCTATCAATCACAAAAATTACCCAAATAAATGTCTAAAAATAAGATATACGTGAACAATAGATTCTGTATTGGCGAGACAGTTTGAAAGTTGTATGAACAATCATGTAATAGGAGAAAGAtcataaatatatacaaaagcTTCAGACAACCTTCATTTTTTAATTGAACTAGCAAGTTGCTGAGACCATTAGCCATAAACCATATAACTCAGTTCAGCTATTGTGCATACGAAGTAGCAGTAGAACCACAATCCGCTAAAAGACTTGACTGCAGATCTAAAAGGAACATGTATGGACAGACGGAAATTAAAGAGAGACACCAAATGTTGCATAGGAATCGCTTGTATCAGTCATCAAGAagctaatctttttttttttggataaggtAATATAAATTACATTAACCAAGCACCAAGAAGGTACTGGAACCAAACAACCTACAACAAATCTAAAACAATTACAATCTCAAAGCTTCTATAAAAGCAAGAAGCAAAAATAGTTGAACAAGATGTATTAAAAGGACATTAAATGTTTTTCCTGACCTGATAAATGTAGAACACAGATTCTGAAGCAATTTCTATCTGTGATATTGAGTAATTAACCGGAGATCGGTAGTGATTTCCCAACAAGAAGTACCTCAATGCAAGGGGATGGTACAATCGAGTAACCTACAAAATATCCATGCTATGATCCTTAACATCATAAGAACAACCACACTAAGACAGTTCACAGTAGCTAATGAGTACATTCTACCTCACGTATAGTGAAGAAGTTCCCCAATGATTTCGACATTTTCTCGTCATCTATGTTCACAAAACCATTATGCATCCAGTAGCTAATATTACTCTCCCGGCAAGCAGCGCAACTCTGGGCGATCTCATTTTCATGGTGAGGAAAAGTCAAGTCCATTCCACCACCATGTATATCAAAGGAATGTGTCAGATAGTACGCACTCATTGCACTGCATTCTATATGCCAACCTGGTCTCCCAGGACCCCAGGGGCTCTCCCAACTTGGTTCACCGGGCTTTGCAGCCTGTAAAGAAATGAAATTAACATGTAAGGCTAAAAAGTTTTAACTCTGTAGAAAAACTAAAAGAAAAATTCTCACCTTCCACAAGGCAAAGTCAGCAGGATTTTGCTTCCTTGAATCAACTCCAACTCGTTCTCCAGCTCGATTATCTTCTAATTTTCGTCCGGATAATCGACCATACTCTGGAAAACTATCAACAGAGAAATAAACATCTCCATCGATTGTGTATGCACAGCCATTAGCCATTATCTGCAGGTGACAGCTCAGGAACATAAGCATTAAGAAGAAAGCAGACATCTggagaaaagggaaaaaaaacaGGAGTTTAACGTAGATCTAATATAGAATGATAAGATAATTCCATACTTCAAGCAGTATTTTAAACTTTTCTCTCATCAAACACTTACTTCTGCTTACCTAATATGTTCACCCTtactacatatgtatatttttctCATTATAAACAAGAATAAATTTTCCAGCCTCTCTTTTGGTGCAAAGGATACTACCTTGGGATGTAGTTCTTATTGCTTTTTTTCAAAAGCAGCAAGTAAATGACAAACAAGTTTGCATTACAGAACTGGGTGAGCATCCATGTTATTAAACTTGTGAGCAGAAGAAACCACATATAATGTCAAATAAACACAATAAGATGAATCCGAGATCCTACACTATCAAAGATTCAAATGACATACATGGTTTTCAAGAGTATTTAGAAAACATCTCTATCTAAAGATTGGGTCTATTACAACCTCCATCCAGGGagaagaaatcagagaaaagtttGCATCAGAAAACTGCATTTGCAGATTTTAACAGAAACAGACCCCAtctccagtggcggagccacactatgccgagggtgttcatccgaaccccctcggcaaaaaaaacactatttttataaggttaaaattattttttatgtatatatagtagatgttgaacccccttaggcttctttgtatgtttacttttttatattttgaaccccctcggcggaaatcctagctccgccactgcccatctcttttttaaaaaaactggTAAATAAAGTAATCAAACAGACCCCATCTCTGCTCAAGTGGGATTTCAACTTATTTTGTTATTACAGGGAGAAAATGGGAGGGATCACATCAATTAGCTTTTACTTGTCAGAACAGGTTTTGGAAGAGATTATCTAAATGTGAGTACCTTAGCTATCATTTCTTTAATCTGCTCCATATGATCAGTAACACGTGGCTGATGAGTTGGTTGGAGGCAATGGAGATCATCCATGTCTTTAAGAAACTCTTGGCAGTATCGACCACTCAAAGCTTTTGGGTCTTCTCCAAGCTCATTAGCCCGCTTAATTATCTGGAAAGAACTGACCGTTATGCATCTGAAGTATTATATAAAGTGAGATAACTGATACTGCCAAGTTTATCcataaagaataaaaagaaaaaggcctAAAGCTCCTTTTATCTTGGGGAGAGAGAACGTAAAAGAGACTTTACTCCCCAAAATTGTACATCTCACCTTGTCGTCTACATCAGTGAAGTTGCGCACATACACAACATCATATCCCATGTATTTCAGATATCTGTAAATTCCAGATATGGAAAATTCCCATCAGACTGTTAGTAATTTGATGTAAAAACTATCAAAGACTACTAAAGAACTAATCTAAATGCACTGACATTGAATTGAACCAAAACACATGATAAatagccgtttggacatgatttgaaatcatgatttgaaaccatgagacgAAATCATGTttagacatgcaatttgaatttcttgagtcgtattttttcttatagacataaaaactccacaagttgtgaaaactatcaaaactttcccaattcttatacaatcttaccaaatgagcaagtcatcgttcataacaaaattaatacgctactagagggcctttctaaaaaatacaacatcaattgatcaaactttagttcaataaaaagaaaaatttaactactctttaatataatcctccacATGGTACGAACATATATAACGGTTGgtagaagttaatgaggttggtaaagtAATTGTTAAAAATGTCTACCAATtgatgggtctttttttacaaaatataaacttatgggtgaagttttacatttaaaaattttgaaatcatgatttgtaatcccaaatcatgcctttttggatgatttgggatttcaaatcatgacatga
Encoded proteins:
- the LOC132641751 gene encoding cysteine--tRNA ligase 2, cytoplasmic-like isoform X2 translates to MNKGKDKVEFQVYNTMTRQKEVFKPKEAGKVKMYVCGVTSYDFSHIGHARAYVAFDILYRYLKYMGYDVVYVRNFTDVDDKIIKRANELGEDPKALSGRYCQEFLKDMDDLHCLQPTHQPRVTDHMEQIKEMIAKIMANGCAYTIDGDVYFSVDSFPEYGRLSGRKLEDNRAGERVGVDSRKQNPADFALWKAAKPGEPSWESPWGPGRPGWHIECSAMSAYYLTHSFDIHGGGMDLTFPHHENEIAQSCAACRESNISYWMHNGFVNIDDEKMSKSLGNFFTIREVTRLYHPLALRYFLLGNHYRSPVNYSISQIEIASESVFYIYQTSHDSEEALSVFQQGTETATKVRGRVSPQAQECITKLRSELETKLSDDLHTPTILNAALQEALRLMNSYLNMLKKKQQRQQHLTAFLSLTELLKEVKAILDVLGLLSSSTCAEVLQQFKERALKRAELTEEDVLHAIEERTLARKNKEFSRSDQIRTDLVAKGIALMDIGTETVWRPCVRPEQEQPAAPAQSNQSAAAVREQPVAPSQQMQSAAAPQTEQLAVPPQ
- the LOC132641751 gene encoding cysteine--tRNA ligase 2, cytoplasmic-like isoform X1, coding for MNKGKDKVEFQVYNTMTRQKEVFKPKEAGKVKMYVCGVTSYDFSHIGHARAYVAFDILYRYLKYMGYDVVYVRNFTDVDDKIIKRANELGEDPKALSGRYCQEFLKDMDDLHCLQPTHQPRVTDHMEQIKEMIAKMSAFFLMLMFLSCHLQIMANGCAYTIDGDVYFSVDSFPEYGRLSGRKLEDNRAGERVGVDSRKQNPADFALWKAAKPGEPSWESPWGPGRPGWHIECSAMSAYYLTHSFDIHGGGMDLTFPHHENEIAQSCAACRESNISYWMHNGFVNIDDEKMSKSLGNFFTIREVTRLYHPLALRYFLLGNHYRSPVNYSISQIEIASESVFYIYQTSHDSEEALSVFQQGTETATKVRGRVSPQAQECITKLRSELETKLSDDLHTPTILNAALQEALRLMNSYLNMLKKKQQRQQHLTAFLSLTELLKEVKAILDVLGLLSSSTCAEVLQQFKERALKRAELTEEDVLHAIEERTLARKNKEFSRSDQIRTDLVAKGIALMDIGTETVWRPCVRPEQEQPAAPAQSNQSAAAVREQPVAPSQQMQSAAAPQTEQLAVPPQ